Proteins encoded by one window of Manihot esculenta cultivar AM560-2 chromosome 10, M.esculenta_v8, whole genome shotgun sequence:
- the LOC110624845 gene encoding probable aspartyl aminopeptidase, whose product MSAMAMTRLQFLRQYPTVKPSLFLSSLPRSPLYGLRSRKLPTSITTPLCSASNHAQTPESCDASVVGDLLDYLNESWTQFHATAEAKRQLLSAGFHLLNEDDEWDLKPGGRYFFTRNMSCLVAFAVGEKYTVGNGFHVIAAHTDSPCLKLKPNSASSKSNYLMVNVQTYGGGLWHTWFDRDLSVAGRVIVRGADGSFLHKLVKVKKPLLRIPTLAIHLDRTVNKDGFKPNLETHLIPLFAAKPEEKSSESKDENTETSSKAAHHPLLMQVLSDELSCSTDDVMSIELNLCDTQPSCLGGGNNEFIFSGRLDNLASSFCALRALIDSCKSSNGLSSEPAIRMVALFDNEEVGSDSVQGAGAPTMFQAMRRIVGCLDHNKVGEGAIERAIRRSFLVSADMAHGVHPNFMEKHEEHHRPEMQKGLVIKHNANQRYATNGITAFLFKEVGKIVNLPTQEFVVRNDMGCGSTIGPILASGVGIRTVDCGIAQLSMHSVREVCAKEDIDIAYRHFKAFYENFSTIDKKLQVD is encoded by the exons ATGTCAGCCATGGCCATGACACGATTGCAATTCCTACGCCAATATCCCACCGTCAAACCTTCTCTATTTCTGTCTAGCCTCCCTCGCTCTCCCCTTTATGGCCTCCGCTCCCGCAAACTTCCCACCTCCATCACTACCCCTCTCTGTTCTGCATCAAATCACGCCCAAACCCCCGAG AGTTGTGATGCTTCGGTGGTTGGGGATCTGCTGGACTATCTCAATGAGTCTTGGACTCAGTTTCACGCTACTG CGGAAGCAAAAAGGCAACTTCTTTCTGCTGGTTTTCATTTGCTAAATGAAGATGATGAATGGGACCTCAAGCCTGGTGGACGCTACTTCTTTACAAGAAATATGTCTTGCTTGGTTGCTTTTGCTGTTGGGGAGAA GTACACTGTTGGAAATGGTTTTCATGTTATTGCTGCGCACACAGACAGTCCATGCTTGAAGCTCAAACCAAATTCTGCATCCTCCAAATCTAATTATCTAATGGTCAATGTGCAGACCTATGGAGGTGGTTTATGGCACACTTGGTTTGATAGGGACTTGAGTGTTGCAGGAAGGGTGATAGTGAGGGGTGCTGATGGTTCTTTTCTGCACAAGCTTGTCAAAGTAAAAAAGCCTTTATTACGAATACCAACGCTCGCCATTCATCTTGACCG CACAGTGAATAAGGATGGGTTTAAACCAAACCTAGAGACACATCTCATTCCATTATTTGCAGCAAAACCTGAGGAAAAATCTTCAGAGTCAAAAGATGAAAATACAGAAACTTCTTCAAAAGCTGCCCATCATCCACTGCTTATGCAG GTTTTGTCAGATGAGCTGAGTTGCAGCACTGATGACGTAATGAGCATTGAATTAAATCTCTGTGATACCCAACCTAGCTGCCTTGGAGGTGGAAACAATGAGTTTATTTTTTCTGGAAGATTGGATAATCTTGCTTCCAGTTTTTGTGCATTAAGAGCTCTTATTGATTCATGTAAATCTTCCAATGGTTTATCAAGTGAACCTGCTATTCGGATGGTTGCGTTATTTGATAATGAAGAG GTAGGTTCAGATTCAGTCCAGGGAGCTGGTGCACCAACCATGTTTCAGGCCATGAGACGAATAGTTGGATGCTTAGATCATAACAAAGTTGGTGAAGGTGCTATTGAGCGTGCAATTCGGAGATCCTTTCTTG tgtcTGCGGACATGGCTCATGGAGTTCATCCAAATTTTATGGAAAAGCATGAAGAACACCATCGACCGGAAATGCAAAAGGGACTTGTTATCAAGCACAATGCAAACCAGAGATATGCTACTAATGGGATCACAGCTTTTCTCTTTAAAGAAGTTGGCAAAATCGTCAACCTTCCAACTCAG GAATTTGTGGTGAGAAATGATATGGGGTGTGGGTCCACCATAGGTCCTATACTTGCTTCTGGCGTAGGCATCCGCACTGTTGATTGTGGCATTGCTCAACTTTCCATGCACAG TGTGAGGGAGGTGTGTGCAAAGGAGGATATCGACATTGCTTACAGGCATTTTAAGGCATTCTATGAGAACTTTTCAACCATAGACAAGAAGCTACAAGTGGATTAA